The Nycticebus coucang isolate mNycCou1 chromosome 2, mNycCou1.pri, whole genome shotgun sequence genome includes a window with the following:
- the AEN gene encoding apoptosis-enhancing nuclease, whose translation MVPGEAPESAQCLCSTLASLNAKDVIPRRHKTGSRQHQRFMARKALLQEQGLLSMPPEPGASPLPTSSGVTASSRKQHPRPESGSPQCGRSPVSREASGPLPSKYVAIDCEMVGTGPRGRVSELARCSVVSYHGDVLYDKYIRPEMPIVDYRTRWSGITRQHMRKAIPFQVAQKEILKLLKGKVVVGHALHNDFQALKYVHPRSQTRDTTYVPNLLSPPGPHTRARVSLKDLALQLLHKKIQVGQHGHSSVEDATTAMELYRLVEVQWEQQEASRPWGHAEDRELDSSTDMEQYMEDQYWPEDLALGSGGGGRQT comes from the exons ATGGTACCTGGGGAAGCCCCCGAGTCTGCCCAGTGCCTATGCTCTACTCTTGCCAGCCTGAATGCTAAGGATGTCATTCCAAGACGGCACAAGACGGGAAGCCGACAGCACCAGCGGTTCATGGCCCGGAAGGCCTTGCTGCAGGAGCAGGGGCTGCTGAGCATGCCTCCAGAGCCAGGGGCCTCCCCACTGCCCACCTCGTCAGGGGTCACTGCCAGCAGCAGGAAGCAGCATCCAAGGCCTGAGTCTGGCAGCCCCCAGTGCGGCAGGAGTCCTGTCTCCAGGGAAGCCTCAGGGCCCTTGCCCAGCAAGTACGTGGCTATCGACTGTGAGATGGTGGGCACAGGCCCCCGAGGCCGAGTGAGCGAGCTGGCCCGCTGCTCCGTGGTGAGTTACCACGGTGATGTCCTCTATGACAAGTACATCCGGCCTGAGATGCCCATCGTTGACTACCGCACTCGCTGGAGCGGCATCACTCGGCAGCACATGCGCAAGGCCATCCCCTTCCAGGTGGCCCAGAAAGAG ATCCTTAAGCTCCTGAAGGGCAAGGTGGTGGTAGGGCACGCGCTGCACAATGACTTCCAGGCCCTCAAGTATGTCCACCCTCGGAGCCAGACCCGGGATACCACCTACGTTCCAAACCTCCTCAGCCCACCAGGCCCCCACACCCGGGCCCGGGTCTCTCTGAAGGACCTGGCCCTGCAGCTACTACACAAGAAGATCCAG GTGGGCCAGCACGGGCACTCATCTGTGGAAGATGCCACCACAGCCATGGAGCTCTACCGGCTGGTGGAAGTGCAGTGGGAACAGCAGGAGGCCAGCCGTCCTTGGGGCCACGCAGAGGACAGAGAGCTTGACAGCAGCACAGACATGGAGCAGTACATGGAGGACCAGTACTGGCCTGAGGACCTGGCCCTAGGCAGtggtggaggagggaggcagacaTAG